A genomic window from Lactobacillus sp. ESL0677 includes:
- a CDS encoding Cof-type HAD-IIB family hydrolase has translation MSKIKLIAIDVDNTLVNAKKEIVPQVKAAIQAAKKKGIKVVICTGRSLSGTQQYLTELGLANCDDQFIVSLNGAVVETTSGQVIFDRHLPYSDYLSLEQIARQLHLHFQAVDAERIYTANRDIGHYTVYNSHVVKMEISYRTKEEMADIPIYKVMYLDKPELLNKAMTSPLFQAVQDEVSLTKTEPFYYEGVAKGLDKAAGLDALCKYLNLDAANVMAIGDEANDISMIEYAGLGIAMGNATPAVKQAADQITVDCEHAGVAQAIEQILA, from the coding sequence ATGTCAAAGATTAAATTAATAGCAATCGATGTTGATAATACATTGGTTAATGCCAAGAAGGAAATAGTGCCGCAAGTTAAGGCTGCAATTCAAGCTGCTAAGAAGAAAGGAATCAAAGTAGTTATTTGTACAGGACGCTCGCTTTCGGGAACGCAGCAGTACCTAACAGAATTAGGTTTGGCTAATTGCGATGACCAGTTTATTGTTAGTCTAAATGGTGCAGTAGTTGAGACTACTAGTGGTCAGGTGATTTTTGACCGTCATTTACCATACAGTGATTATTTAAGTTTGGAACAGATTGCGCGCCAATTGCACCTTCATTTTCAAGCTGTTGATGCAGAAAGAATTTACACTGCTAATCGCGATATTGGGCACTATACTGTTTATAATTCACACGTGGTTAAAATGGAAATTTCTTATCGTACCAAAGAAGAAATGGCCGATATTCCAATTTATAAAGTAATGTATTTAGACAAGCCTGAACTTTTAAACAAGGCAATGACTAGTCCATTATTCCAAGCCGTTCAGGATGAAGTTTCATTAACCAAAACTGAACCGTTTTATTACGAAGGAGTTGCTAAAGGCTTAGACAAGGCCGCAGGTCTTGATGCTTTATGCAAGTATCTAAACTTAGATGCAGCTAATGTCATGGCAATTGGCGATGAAGCTAATGATATCTCAATGATTGAATATGCTGGTCTTGGTATCGCAATGGGCAATGCGACACCAGCAGTTAAGCAGGCAGCCGATCAGATTACGGTCGATTGTGAGCACGCTGGCGTGGCGCAAGCAATTGAGCAGATACTAGCGTAA
- a CDS encoding PTS cellobiose transporter subunit IIA, which yields MANEKDEIARKKYEDNLKYLYFSRYLMLRYSVTAYLFTNIFWLIFSLPYKKLVGIITAAIMTIFVAIAAIEQLSKMHNHDLDVPITRVYFWIQIIVNVLLIVLLELPIGKYFFPFVSDQSSKVLILTILLVGIVLACCCEVRIKNIIKGKDRYAKVIATFKKNN from the coding sequence ATGGCCAATGAAAAGGATGAAATAGCTCGTAAAAAATATGAAGATAATTTGAAATATCTTTATTTTAGTCGGTATCTAATGTTAAGATATTCGGTCACTGCATATTTGTTTACAAACATATTTTGGCTGATTTTTTCATTACCATATAAAAAGCTAGTTGGAATTATCACTGCCGCAATAATGACAATTTTTGTGGCAATAGCGGCTATTGAGCAGTTAAGTAAGATGCATAATCATGACTTAGATGTGCCGATAACCAGAGTCTATTTTTGGATTCAAATCATTGTAAATGTCTTGCTGATTGTTTTGTTAGAGCTTCCAATAGGAAAGTATTTTTTCCCGTTTGTTTCTGATCAAAGCAGTAAGGTACTAATTCTTACCATTTTACTAGTTGGGATAGTCCTTGCTTGTTGTTGTGAAGTACGAATTAAAAACATCATTAAAGGAAAAGATCGATATGCCAAGGTAATCGCAACATTTAAAAAGAATAATTAA
- the celB gene encoding PTS cellobiose transporter subunit IIC, protein MAEEGKKPMKDKITKIVGKFASTRFVRAIMDAGYSVISFSIVGAFFLILTVLPTVIRNPGFTSFYNSTIGRFDNLYQAVYNATMGILALVFSGTFAYSYTKIYRDEEHINLIPVNGLMMFLMAFFITVPELVWQNGTVQFLTTFTKTKMVAGGYEASTSGIYRIGAVGIFIGLVLAWLTVQIYRYTIKHNWQIKMPASVPSGVSNSFSALIPAACIAVVVAAINVALVMAGTDLFKILFIPFSFISNIADTWWGFLIIIFLIHFLWWFGIHGATIISSFYTPIVLANLAENVKGAYHVFAGDPVNAFINIGGSGATFGVAIWLLLRARSAQLKEIGKVEIVPAIFNINEPLIFGLPIVYNANLLIPFVGAPLVSGLIAYLGIVTHLVPKIIAQQPWPTPIGLSGLIATASWQGAVLSIVCAIAAFLVWYPFIKHYDNVLLKQEKEAAAQG, encoded by the coding sequence ATGGCTGAAGAAGGAAAAAAGCCAATGAAGGATAAAATTACCAAAATAGTCGGTAAGTTTGCCAGCACAAGATTTGTGCGGGCAATCATGGATGCTGGTTATAGTGTAATTTCGTTTTCAATTGTCGGTGCGTTTTTTCTGATTTTGACAGTTTTACCAACTGTAATTAGAAATCCTGGATTTACCAGCTTTTATAATAGTACGATTGGTCGTTTTGACAATTTATATCAGGCTGTTTATAACGCTACGATGGGGATTTTGGCATTAGTTTTTTCAGGAACTTTTGCTTATTCATATACCAAGATATATCGTGATGAGGAACACATTAATTTAATTCCAGTCAATGGCTTAATGATGTTCTTAATGGCCTTCTTTATTACGGTTCCAGAACTTGTTTGGCAAAATGGTACAGTTCAATTCTTAACTACCTTTACCAAAACAAAGATGGTTGCTGGTGGTTATGAAGCTTCTACATCTGGTATTTATCGAATTGGTGCCGTTGGTATTTTTATCGGATTAGTTCTTGCTTGGCTAACTGTCCAAATTTATCGTTATACTATTAAACATAATTGGCAGATTAAAATGCCAGCTTCAGTTCCGTCTGGGGTATCGAACTCGTTTAGTGCCTTAATTCCGGCTGCTTGTATTGCAGTAGTCGTTGCTGCAATCAATGTAGCCTTAGTTATGGCTGGAACGGATCTATTTAAGATCTTATTTATTCCATTTTCGTTTATTAGTAATATTGCGGATACTTGGTGGGGATTTTTAATTATTATTTTCCTAATTCACTTCTTATGGTGGTTTGGGATTCATGGTGCAACTATTATTAGTTCCTTCTATACACCAATTGTTTTGGCAAATTTGGCAGAGAATGTAAAAGGTGCCTATCATGTTTTTGCTGGGGATCCAGTAAATGCATTTATCAATATTGGTGGGTCTGGCGCAACCTTTGGTGTTGCTATTTGGCTATTATTACGTGCTCGTTCGGCACAATTAAAGGAAATCGGTAAAGTAGAAATTGTTCCTGCAATTTTTAATATTAATGAACCGTTGATCTTTGGTTTGCCAATTGTTTATAATGCCAACTTATTAATTCCGTTCGTTGGGGCTCCATTGGTTTCAGGACTTATTGCATATTTGGGAATTGTAACTCACTTAGTACCAAAAATTATTGCGCAACAGCCATGGCCAACCCCAATTGGTTTGAGCGGACTTATTGCGACGGCTAGTTGGCAAGGTGCAGTGTTGTCAATTGTTTGTGCAATTGCAGCATTCTTAGTTTGGTATCCATTTATCAAGCACTATGACAATGTTTTACTGAAGCAAGAAAAAGAAGCTGCAGCACAAGGTTAA
- a CDS encoding PTS sugar transporter subunit IIB: protein MAEQTIMLNCAAGMSTSLLVTKMQEAAKKQGIDAKIFACPASEAPQHLDQETIDCLLLGPQVRYMEDDMKGKVKGKGKDGKDVPVAVIDMQAYGMMNGEKVLKQAEDLING, encoded by the coding sequence ATGGCAGAACAAACTATTATGCTGAATTGTGCAGCAGGAATGAGTACATCATTGTTGGTAACTAAGATGCAGGAAGCAGCAAAAAAGCAGGGCATTGATGCAAAAATTTTTGCATGTCCAGCATCAGAAGCACCTCAGCATTTAGACCAAGAAACCATTGATTGCTTATTGTTAGGGCCGCAAGTTCGTTATATGGAAGATGACATGAAAGGCAAGGTTAAAGGCAAGGGCAAAGATGGCAAGGATGTTCCTGTTGCTGTAATTGATATGCAAGCTTATGGCATGATGAATGGTGAAAAAGTCCTTAAGCAAGCCGAAGACTTGATTAACGGTTAG
- a CDS encoding 6-phospho-beta-glucosidase: protein MYSAKMPDDFLWGGAVAAHQLEGAWNEDNKGVSMADVMTVGSATKPREITDGVIPGKNYPNHSAIDFYHHYDEDIKLMAEMGFKAFRTSIAWTRIFPNGDDQEPNEAGLRFYDKLFDTCHKYGVEPVVTLSHFEMPFHLAKKYNGFTNRKVIDFFLRFATVCFKRYQDKVKYWMTFNEIDNQSDYGNDFSMATNSGILFKKGMSDQEKEAAMFQAAHYELVASALAVNVGHKINPNFQIGCMINYSPVRPLTPSSDDVLLADKFEQRRDWFSDVHAFGEYPKEVEAYIERHGYRPDITDEDRVILKEGTVDYIGFSYYQTTTVSAKKVKPDELSDLAQAIDVNPTLERSDWGWEIDPEGLRIALNHLTDRYHLPLFIVENGLGAYDKIEADGSIHDDYRVNYLRKHISEMEKAVALDGVDLMGYLPWGPIDLVSAGTGQMDKRYGFIYVDKNDAGEGTLKRSRKDSFYWYQKVIKSNGQDLD from the coding sequence ATGTATTCAGCAAAAATGCCAGATGACTTTTTATGGGGTGGCGCAGTTGCCGCTCACCAATTAGAAGGTGCTTGGAATGAGGATAATAAAGGTGTATCGATGGCCGATGTCATGACTGTCGGCTCTGCGACTAAGCCTAGAGAAATAACCGACGGTGTTATTCCAGGTAAGAATTATCCTAACCACAGCGCAATTGATTTTTACCATCATTATGATGAAGATATTAAGTTGATGGCTGAAATGGGCTTTAAGGCCTTTAGAACTTCAATTGCTTGGACACGGATTTTCCCTAATGGTGATGATCAGGAACCAAACGAAGCAGGACTAAGGTTTTACGACAAGTTATTCGACACTTGCCACAAATACGGCGTTGAACCGGTTGTTACCTTATCCCACTTTGAAATGCCATTCCATTTGGCTAAAAAGTATAACGGCTTCACTAATCGAAAAGTAATCGACTTCTTCTTACGTTTTGCAACAGTTTGCTTCAAACGTTATCAAGATAAAGTTAAATATTGGATGACTTTTAACGAAATCGATAATCAATCAGACTATGGCAATGACTTTTCAATGGCCACTAATTCAGGTATCTTATTTAAAAAAGGCATGTCAGATCAAGAAAAAGAAGCTGCAATGTTCCAAGCAGCTCATTATGAATTAGTTGCTTCAGCCTTAGCCGTAAATGTTGGTCACAAAATTAATCCTAACTTTCAGATCGGCTGCATGATTAATTACTCACCAGTTAGACCATTAACACCATCTTCTGATGATGTATTATTAGCCGATAAGTTTGAACAAAGACGTGATTGGTTCTCAGATGTTCATGCTTTTGGTGAATATCCTAAGGAAGTTGAAGCTTACATTGAGCGCCATGGCTATCGTCCTGATATTACTGATGAAGATCGGGTTATTTTAAAAGAAGGTACAGTTGACTATATTGGCTTTAGCTACTACCAAACCACAACTGTTTCTGCTAAAAAGGTTAAGCCTGATGAATTAAGCGATCTTGCTCAAGCAATTGACGTTAACCCAACACTAGAACGCAGTGATTGGGGTTGGGAAATTGACCCAGAAGGTTTGCGAATTGCCTTAAATCACTTAACAGACCGCTATCATCTCCCACTATTTATTGTAGAAAATGGTCTTGGAGCTTATGACAAGATTGAAGCAGACGGCTCAATCCATGATGACTACCGTGTTAACTACTTGCGTAAACATATTTCTGAAATGGAAAAGGCTGTTGCTCTTGATGGCGTAGACTTAATGGGCTACTTACCTTGGGGACCAATTGACTTGGTATCTGCCGGAACAGGTCAGATGGATAAGCGTTATGGCTTTATCTACGTTGACAAAAATGATGCAGGTGAAGGAACTCTAAAGCGGTCACGCAAGGATTCATTCTACTGGTACCAAAAAGTAATTAAGTCAAACGGTCAAGACTTAGATTAA
- a CDS encoding nucleoside hydrolase: protein MTKKPLIISTDPGIDDAVAITIALFAQELDVRLIAATWGNVTLEKTLQNALKLETFLQTKVPVVAGATRPLLRAAIDASGVHGKSGMAGYDFPEADDSLLLPGLAASAIHEVVAKSSTKVTLMQIGPATDFALYFRQYPDDLAKIEELVIMGGAIGRGNWGPYSEYNVAGDPEAAQIVFSSGVPIKVAPLELGHQAFITQDTLQKIKVLGKTGDMLYHILTNLHDETESDGREIYDALAAGMLLNPKMYTFKPAYVVVDTKSPHAYGASIMDFDNFFDKPANAQVGVKIDQKVFSDWIIQAIKQAN from the coding sequence ATGACGAAAAAACCTTTGATTATCAGTACAGATCCCGGAATTGATGATGCAGTTGCAATTACAATTGCGTTATTTGCTCAAGAATTAGACGTCAGGCTGATTGCAGCAACTTGGGGCAATGTGACACTGGAAAAGACTTTACAAAATGCGTTAAAATTAGAAACTTTTTTACAAACTAAGGTACCAGTTGTTGCTGGAGCAACAAGGCCATTGCTACGGGCAGCGATTGATGCTTCAGGTGTTCACGGCAAGTCTGGGATGGCTGGCTATGATTTTCCTGAAGCTGACGACTCGTTATTGCTTCCTGGGTTAGCTGCGTCAGCTATTCATGAAGTGGTTGCTAAAAGTAGTACCAAGGTAACTTTAATGCAAATTGGTCCAGCGACAGATTTTGCTCTCTACTTTAGACAATATCCAGATGACCTTGCTAAAATTGAAGAATTAGTAATTATGGGTGGTGCAATTGGCCGCGGCAACTGGGGACCATATAGTGAATATAACGTTGCAGGTGATCCTGAAGCTGCACAGATTGTCTTTTCTAGCGGCGTGCCAATTAAGGTAGCACCACTAGAATTGGGTCATCAAGCTTTTATCACGCAAGATACTTTACAAAAAATCAAGGTTTTAGGTAAGACTGGCGACATGTTGTACCATATTTTGACTAATCTCCATGATGAAACAGAATCTGACGGTCGCGAGATTTATGATGCGCTAGCTGCAGGGATGCTGCTCAATCCTAAGATGTACACTTTTAAACCAGCTTACGTTGTGGTTGATACCAAAAGTCCGCATGCTTATGGGGCATCAATCATGGACTTTGACAATTTCTTTGACAAACCAGCTAATGCCCAAGTGGGCGTTAAGATAGATCAAAAAGTATTTTCTGATTGGATTATTCAGGCAATTAAGCAAGCAAACTAG
- a CDS encoding glycosyltransferase — MIDVSIIVAVFNEEKYLARCLQSLASQTFTGKYEVIVVDDGSTDGTADIIQQFRDTYPDIFISVKQKILVRGLQEIMVLALLKEDILALLMLMIG; from the coding sequence ATGATAGATGTTTCAATTATTGTTGCTGTCTTTAATGAGGAGAAGTATTTAGCGCGTTGTTTACAATCTTTGGCTAGTCAAACGTTTACGGGTAAGTACGAAGTAATAGTTGTTGATGATGGTAGTACAGACGGTACTGCTGATATTATTCAACAATTTAGGGATACATATCCTGATATATTTATTTCAGTAAAACAAAAAATCTTGGTCAGGGGATTGCAAGAAATAATGGTATTAGCATTGCTAAAGGAAGATATATTGGCTTTGCTGATGCTGATGATTGGGTAG
- a CDS encoding DASS family sodium-coupled anion symporter, which yields MKTLEKVHYQGFVWPLIIGIILWCITPWRPTGLTPQAWEMFAIFVATIVGCITKPLPIGGTTLTGLVVMVLVGLAPINNVVNPKTGVVTTGILSAFSNSAAWLIAMAFIMAYGITKTGLGNRIAYWMIERFGKKSLGIGYAITGLELILGALIPSNSARTGGVVWPLTESISASYDSKPNDPSRKKIGSYIDLVAFHANILSTALFLTGAAANVVAQQMAAQKGYQMTWASWFIAAIVPVAISAIIVPWLLYKIYPPEIKETPNAKQWAKNNLAKMGKVTVPEKIMAAVFTLAILLWILSGIIKAPQLDATFVAFLAVTLLLLTGVLTAQDIFNQAGAWNILVWLSILVFMAGKLISFGFIAWFSNAIQTSLHGISWGVVLVILVLVMFYTHYFFASGTAHVTALYLPFLSVAVATGAPLPLAAMLLAFTTIINNSSTHYANPSASILATTGYVTQAEWWKNNFIIGLVYLVIFGVIGTLWMKVLGMW from the coding sequence ATGAAAACTTTAGAAAAAGTACATTATCAAGGGTTTGTTTGGCCATTGATAATTGGAATTATTTTGTGGTGTATTACGCCTTGGCGGCCGACCGGATTAACACCGCAAGCTTGGGAAATGTTTGCGATTTTTGTGGCAACAATTGTTGGCTGTATTACTAAACCTTTGCCAATAGGTGGTACGACTTTAACTGGTTTAGTAGTCATGGTGTTAGTTGGTTTGGCTCCAATTAATAATGTTGTTAATCCTAAAACTGGGGTTGTAACTACTGGCATATTGAGTGCTTTTAGTAATTCGGCAGCCTGGCTAATTGCAATGGCTTTTATTATGGCTTACGGGATTACTAAGACTGGTTTGGGTAATCGAATTGCATATTGGATGATTGAGCGTTTTGGTAAAAAGTCACTAGGAATAGGTTATGCAATTACGGGTCTAGAATTAATTCTGGGGGCTTTGATCCCGTCTAATAGTGCGAGAACTGGCGGTGTTGTGTGGCCTTTAACAGAGTCAATTTCAGCAAGTTATGATTCTAAGCCTAATGATCCATCACGTAAGAAAATTGGTTCTTATATTGACTTAGTTGCTTTTCATGCCAATATTTTATCAACAGCACTGTTCTTGACAGGTGCTGCGGCAAATGTTGTAGCACAACAAATGGCAGCACAAAAGGGCTATCAGATGACCTGGGCTAGTTGGTTTATTGCTGCAATTGTTCCGGTTGCAATTTCAGCAATTATTGTTCCGTGGCTGCTATATAAGATATATCCACCAGAAATTAAGGAAACACCTAATGCTAAGCAATGGGCCAAAAATAATTTGGCAAAAATGGGCAAGGTAACAGTTCCTGAAAAAATTATGGCTGCTGTCTTTACTTTAGCAATCCTATTATGGATCTTATCGGGCATTATCAAGGCTCCACAATTAGATGCTACTTTTGTTGCCTTTTTAGCAGTTACGTTATTGTTATTAACAGGTGTTTTAACAGCTCAAGACATTTTTAACCAGGCAGGTGCTTGGAATATTCTGGTCTGGCTGTCAATCTTAGTCTTTATGGCAGGAAAATTAATTTCATTTGGCTTTATTGCTTGGTTTTCCAACGCTATCCAAACAAGCTTACACGGAATTAGTTGGGGTGTTGTCTTAGTAATTTTAGTTTTAGTAATGTTTTATACACACTACTTCTTTGCCAGTGGAACAGCTCATGTGACCGCTTTATATTTACCATTTCTATCGGTTGCTGTTGCGACTGGTGCACCACTACCTCTGGCGGCAATGTTATTAGCTTTTACAACAATAATTAATAACTCGTCGACACACTATGCTAATCCGTCAGCATCAATATTGGCAACTACAGGTTATGTTACACAAGCTGAATGGTGGAAGAACAACTTTATTATTGGTCTCGTTTACTTGGTAATCTTCGGTGTGATTGGCACATTATGGATGAAAGTCTTAGGTATGTGGTAA
- the rpiA gene encoding ribose-5-phosphate isomerase RpiA, with the protein MDKEEQDKLKQKAGIKAASLVKSGMKLGIGTGSTVAFLIDALGKRKQEEGLQLAAIATTSSRSKKQMESWGFKVNELAEIDQLDLTIDGADRFAANFDGIKGGGGALTLEKNVAINSKKVMWIVDESKVVEHLSGFALPVEVLPISCEQNFRRFTAEGLNPKWRMADGERFVTHYGNYIIDLDMDRIPVPHGLADYLDHTVGVVEHGLFLDMCDEVIIAHRNGEIEDRKK; encoded by the coding sequence ATGGATAAAGAAGAACAGGATAAATTAAAGCAAAAAGCTGGGATTAAAGCTGCTAGCCTTGTTAAGTCGGGGATGAAATTGGGAATTGGCACTGGTTCAACAGTAGCTTTTCTGATTGATGCTTTGGGTAAACGCAAGCAAGAAGAGGGTCTGCAGTTAGCCGCAATTGCTACTACTTCCAGTAGAAGTAAGAAGCAAATGGAGAGCTGGGGCTTTAAGGTTAACGAACTCGCCGAGATTGACCAGCTTGACTTAACAATTGATGGCGCCGATCGTTTTGCAGCCAATTTTGATGGTATTAAGGGTGGCGGCGGTGCCTTAACTCTAGAAAAGAATGTTGCCATTAATTCGAAAAAAGTAATGTGGATTGTTGATGAGTCAAAAGTTGTAGAACACCTGAGTGGCTTTGCATTGCCTGTCGAAGTTTTACCAATTTCTTGTGAGCAAAATTTCCGCCGCTTTACTGCTGAAGGGTTAAACCCTAAATGGCGAATGGCTGATGGTGAGCGCTTTGTAACTCACTATGGTAATTATATTATTGACTTAGACATGGACCGGATACCAGTTCCACACGGTCTTGCTGATTATCTTGATCACACCGTGGGTGTTGTCGAGCATGGCTTATTCCTTGATATGTGTGATGAAGTCATTATTGCGCATCGCAATGGTGAGATTGAGGATCGGAAAAAATAA
- a CDS encoding DNA starvation/stationary phase protection protein, producing the protein MKYPKTKKVLNQLVADLTQMHMIVHQHHWYMRGERFLKLHPYLDKVMDELADQQDLVAERLITLDGSPVSTLSDIAKMTKIKDEEPNWNQTIDERYAKIIAGYRQLEQDYQKGLEVSDEEGDYSTNDMFTTCHSEVEKRIWMMSAEINQAPEIDPE; encoded by the coding sequence ATGAAATATCCTAAGACAAAGAAAGTTTTAAACCAATTAGTAGCAGACTTGACGCAGATGCATATGATTGTGCACCAACATCATTGGTATATGCGTGGTGAGCGCTTTTTGAAGTTGCACCCATATCTTGATAAGGTAATGGATGAATTGGCCGATCAACAAGATTTAGTAGCAGAACGGTTAATTACCTTAGATGGTTCACCAGTTTCAACTCTTAGCGATATTGCTAAAATGACTAAGATCAAGGATGAAGAACCAAACTGGAACCAAACAATTGATGAGCGTTATGCCAAGATTATTGCCGGTTATCGCCAATTAGAGCAGGACTATCAAAAGGGCTTGGAAGTCAGCGACGAAGAAGGCGACTATTCAACTAATGATATGTTTACGACCTGTCATTCAGAGGTTGAAAAGCGGATTTGGATGATGTCTGCAGAAATTAATCAGGCACCAGAAATTGATCCAGAATAA
- a CDS encoding SLAP domain-containing protein, which yields MNKHRLVVSLAGLLLLGAGANTVVFPNRVNGISQVKAAAVKQKVLIKVKTTARIYTKNGKKTNKKIRRGTYYQVSPAVIKRQHYYYLKKGRYIKKATAKVIKSKQQIILTKNAKVYTTLGKTTGKKIKKGSKRNVYATLTLRRKKYYVLANGTCVLKQNARLVKSDQIMSSKPVANPNTIKPTETTAVPNSTTNNSSIVPAIGTSALKPGTQEASIYDWLSRMQLKNGLIESAEDSNQVSLYDNALSAIVFTANGDYDRAEKIFNFFNNHLATEFDGQYKGFAQFRDRNGVPVDNKPNRWLGDNAWLLIALNNYQAKTGSNKYEKLSNALATWIRSLQDNDGGLWGGTDQDNHRIDKNTEGILDAFIAVKGYDSFHQNILKYLKNNRYNPETGLLKTTNDNGKYMYALDMISWGYGMLQDYPKAALLKADMMYTSQTATANKNKVSGYSFDVDRDTIWIEGTGEMAVAFNIAGMQQKADNLINEMDKMFISSNKFKGTAGLPYASNSGTGYGNGKLWNGVDTHIAISSSAWYVLAKMRYDPYNYIGGREKNIPITDRFYVNK from the coding sequence ATGAATAAACATAGGCTAGTTGTCAGTTTGGCGGGACTATTATTGTTAGGAGCTGGTGCTAATACAGTAGTGTTTCCTAATCGAGTAAATGGGATTTCTCAAGTTAAGGCTGCAGCAGTTAAGCAAAAAGTTTTAATCAAGGTTAAAACTACGGCTAGAATTTATACTAAGAATGGTAAGAAAACGAATAAAAAAATTCGTCGAGGTACTTATTATCAGGTAAGTCCGGCTGTAATTAAGCGACAACATTATTATTATTTGAAAAAAGGACGTTATATTAAAAAAGCAACTGCCAAAGTAATTAAAAGTAAACAACAAATTATTTTAACCAAAAATGCTAAGGTGTATACAACTTTAGGCAAAACTACTGGCAAGAAAATTAAAAAAGGTAGTAAACGAAATGTCTATGCCACTTTGACGTTGCGGCGAAAGAAATATTATGTCTTAGCTAATGGTACTTGTGTTTTGAAGCAAAACGCTCGTTTAGTGAAATCTGATCAAATAATGAGTAGCAAGCCTGTTGCAAATCCTAATACTATAAAGCCAACAGAAACTACTGCTGTACCGAATTCAACTACTAATAATTCTAGTATTGTACCAGCTATTGGTACGTCAGCTCTTAAGCCGGGAACACAAGAGGCTTCCATTTATGATTGGCTTAGTCGAATGCAGTTGAAGAATGGCTTAATTGAAAGTGCTGAAGATAGTAATCAAGTGTCTTTATATGATAATGCACTTTCAGCTATTGTTTTTACTGCTAATGGCGATTATGACAGGGCGGAAAAGATCTTTAATTTCTTTAATAATCATTTGGCAACGGAATTTGATGGTCAATATAAGGGGTTTGCTCAGTTTCGCGATCGTAATGGCGTACCTGTAGATAATAAGCCTAATCGGTGGTTAGGTGACAATGCATGGTTGCTAATTGCGCTAAATAATTATCAAGCTAAGACTGGCAGCAACAAATATGAGAAGCTATCTAATGCCTTGGCAACTTGGATTCGTTCATTACAGGATAATGATGGTGGTCTTTGGGGTGGTACAGATCAAGATAACCATCGAATTGATAAAAATACTGAAGGTATCTTGGATGCATTCATAGCTGTTAAAGGATATGATAGTTTCCACCAGAATATTTTGAAATATCTTAAAAATAATCGTTATAATCCTGAAACTGGATTACTTAAGACAACTAATGATAATGGTAAATATATGTACGCTCTAGATATGATTTCTTGGGGGTATGGGATGTTACAGGATTATCCTAAAGCTGCACTTCTTAAAGCTGACATGATGTATACTTCGCAAACTGCGACAGCTAATAAGAATAAAGTATCTGGTTATTCATTTGATGTTGATCGCGATACTATTTGGATTGAAGGAACAGGTGAAATGGCTGTAGCCTTCAATATAGCCGGTATGCAGCAAAAAGCCGATAATTTAATTAACGAAATGGATAAGATGTTTATTTCAAGTAATAAATTTAAAGGAACTGCTGGCTTACCTTATGCTTCTAATTCTGGCACAGGTTATGGAAATGGCAAATTGTGGAATGGTGTTGATACGCACATTGCTATTTCTTCAAGTGCTTGGTATGTCTTAGCTAAGATGCGCTATGATCCTTACAATTATATAGGTGGTAGAGAGAAGAATATTCCAATTACGGATAGATTTTATGTAAATAAATAA